caaatttatacaaaaaattcatTTGGAATGTTACTAAAATTACGTTTGATACAATCTATCTGAATTAATTTAGCGTCAACTAGAACGGTAacagtaaaataattaaatattcactTTCAACCTTTCTAAGAAAAGGCATGTATGGGGAAAAAATTACCAGATGCTCTGGTTCATTATGTTTATGGTCTGGTCCATTCTTAACGTGACACTTTTCAAATTATAGGAAAAAATTAACGACACCAAATTATAAGTGATGATCCTGAACCGCTTAACAATAACTTCCTCTTGTAACGTATAATGCTATTAGCAAAAAATACTCTCCTTTGCACCTATAAACTCAAGGTTTTAACTCAAAATCACTCGTTAAATTGAACAACTCCACACAAGTTGATGCAGAGGtcttcttaaaataattatattgtatgaAAAGATAATAATCAATCGCTTCCATCTCTTTTCAGGTTATAGCTAGTTTCCTTTCAACCGAATAAACTAAACTagcaaacaaacaaacaaacaaattcaCCAACATAAAAAACacgattaaataaataaataaaaaacaaagttagCAAAGTGAAAAACAGTGTCGATCGAAAACAGGGCGAACCTTGTTGAACCAAGGATCATGGAGGATATCAGTGCCGCGCTTGTGGACCTTGCACGGCCCGGGAATCGCCGTGGAGAATCGCCGTGATCTGGACGCCGCGAATCGCACAACCTTCCACATTCTTGGAAATcgaaattaaaatcaaatgcAGCACCAACAACACCACCTACAACACTACGATAAACCGAAGCTAAAAGAAATTTAGATTTGGTTCGGTCTTTGTGAGCTGCGAGGCATCTTCAACGAAGGAGAGAACTATGTAGTTTGTGAGGTAATGATTGAGGGAGGTGGTAACGAACGCCAGGGTATTTATAGCGTCAGGAACTTTCTCTCTCTAGCTTTCTCTCTCCTCAGTTTGTTTCCGAGAGTTGAAACAGTTTGAAGCAGTTAGTGTTGCAGGTGCTACCCGATGAATTCGGGCAGTCTGAGATAGACAATTACAGAAGTAAAATCTGCCCGGGAGAGATTCGGGTAGGGATGCCCAAAGATAGCGACTATCATAACTCGCGTGAATAAAACACATGcactattttctttattaccaaaaaaaagtgttttatttatttatatataagaaaaagaaaaaaaaaagaggttgGTGGCGATGGGGATGGCAAACGCTAGTTAGTTTTGTCTATGTCGTactttgtcttctttttttcataaaattatttagatttttttaaactatgttttagattctaattttttttggttaatGAAATAATTACGCATTAACCAATAATTAGTGGTTAAAGGATTACAAGTTAagtattacaaataataaaaattcaatttttatttgaataaatatgacaatttttcacaaaatatttgcagatgtatttaatttttaacgaAGGTCTTTATGATAATCTTTAACCCAGAACATGATGAAATattaatctaatgaaaaaaaaaaaacagtaaaatttttaattcgGTCCTTCACATatcattatagtatttttttttttaaattgagactaaattaattTCCCAAAGATTTGTATGGTCGTTTTATTAGTctaccaaattttatatcaaCCAATGATTTGTTGATATTTGTTCCTTAAAAGTATAAATGTTTCAATATTGATCCATACGAAAGACTAAAATGGCAAAACAGAGAGAATATTtgagaaattaaatatttaaggtAAAAGATTCAAATTTTCAGAAAATTGATCCTTGTGGATAactaaattgataataaaaaagaatataatttaattcacTAATTTagtaagaaattaaatatttaaaaaaaaaaatatttttcgagCAAAATTTGTAGTGATAAtattgtttaagagattaataCGATGACACATAActttgaaaattcaaaatgagaattaaagtaaataatatcaTGTCACCGACCAATAAGTTAGCTTCTTAAAAGTAATGTCAAATACatgaaaaaacattaatttttataattgtttccATCAATCTCTCTGTCGAAAAcaattggaagaaaaaatatatatgacaCGCCACCATACAACAcaaattgatttaataaaacaaattaaaaacgaATAACGAATAATgtaaatgattaattaatttttataaaagaagatTATTGGATAAAAAGAATGACACATCGCCACGAGAAAAGTTgactaaataaaacaattaacaaatacataagaaaatattaacttttataattgtcCAAATGTCTCTTCCACAATATCATTATTTAGGGTTATGCGAAcccaacatttattttaaagttgaatacaattgatatttaaatagttaatctATACAACAACTTGTACAGTATAAAGTGAGaaaagagaggaaaaagaaaagtatgCGGTGCAATTAATATATGATCAAAagatatagaaaaatatatatatagatgaagtaaggtttatttgtttaaaaatagtgtTCGTCAAAAACTAATTTACTTTTAAGTGATTcttatataagtttaaaatgaTGTGTGAATGTTtaaggtaaaataaaatttatctatttttttatcccATCCGTTTTTTATATACGCACGGGCCTTTTCATTTTTCggttttttttcaatttcttttaaaataataatacaattgtTATGATATttatctcaataaattttaataaaattatttaaccattaaaaatattaataaataatattaatataaatataaagtataatattttaataatattaaaaatatatttattaaaagtatttagttttataattaaaaaaaacacttacaataataataccactatcaataataataataaaaataataacaataagaaactaataataataataataatgtttatcctataaatattaatgcaaTGTTAATACTAAtgttaatcttaacaaaaataatttataattatatataaagatatacatttactataaaataaatttaaaaaaatcaagtaattgaaatattattatataataataaaaataaaatatgtgtctaattataataataatacaactatatAATATCTTGtatggataaaaataaaaataataaaaattatagttaataattattattattattataattataattaataatagtaataatagttgtattatttataataataataattattattattattattattattatagttgttaataatttaatattttgagaatgacaatttttgtaaattaggtACTATAgtacatttataataatataatcaaaattatagttcttaataataatagtcaaaaaataatataacaataaaaaatagctatatctgataaaaataattataatttataattacaataataataaatataattcttactAATAAcaatacttataataataatatttaataataataataataataataatttttataataattataattggtaataatttaattacaattataattgcagttgaaaataaaataataattattataataattatagtttttattaataataattattgttatgattacttataataataatataataatcagAACATCTATAGTTGATATAGTAATGAATAATACTTAtactcaaataataataataattataattataattgataataataataataataataattattattattattattattattattatgatttataataataattattattatcattataatagttgataataatataataattataattatagttgataataatataataataattataattaataataacaaaataaaaattattgataataaaaataatagtaattatagttattaatttaatattttgataatcataattttgtaaattaagtATGATagtagttataataataatataataattaaaattattgttataagttttaataataataattattattattactagtaaACATACATGTTTTGTCGTGcttgtgtgtttttattttttaatttttaaaaaatttaggttaagatcaataataaatatataaataatttttaaaatagttttttaatgtaaaattaaaaaaaataagatatgtataaaaaaattattaaaataatgatttgagacaaaagagatttttaaaataatagttaaaaataaattatttataaaataattaattttttaaataattaaaagtaaactggtattatgaaatatggatacaaaagaaaaaatctctttatatattattatagattgttaatattattattacagttataataataataatgtaatataaaaataattataattaataataaaaattacagttggtaacaattattattagtaaaataGTCATAGAATAATAATGTACTAATAATAGTagtctataacaataattattattgttaataatataattataatattatttacagtTGATAagaaagtaattattataataataattatagttctttatagttaataataataattataaatgaaaataataataataataataataataactattataataattataactcttaataataataagtattattattattattattatagttttaataataaaatttaataataaaatagttataatagataataatatatcaataattataattaataataataattattgttacaattacaattattaataatagaatTATAGTTCTAATTACAATTAGAAttgataacaacaataattattattataatggtgaTAGTtcctaatattaataataattattattattattacaataattataattcttaatattaataacaataataataataatataatagtaaaaataattataattaatatgaaagaatgataataattaataataacaataataattgataacattaataataatataaataatatttatagttatagttgattataaataataatactattatagTTATAgtcaataatagtaataataataataataataattattattattattattattattattattattattatagttacaataatgataatatattattaaaaataattatagttgataatattaaagataacaataacaataatagttgtagttaataataataattgttaataataataattattattattataatcgttaaaaatttaatagtttggaataataattttttaaattaggtatAATAGTAGAGGTATTTCATAAGTGACAATTTTGTAGATTAATAAAGTTGGTAAGGATACTTTTGTCCATTGAATAGTAGTCGGAGACAAAATGACAGCAAATCTAATGAAATTGACACGTGTCGAAGTGTATAAGAtggatattttgaaaattttactgggatattgttttcttatattatagTTGATAAGTGGCAGCTTTGTAGATTAATAAAGTTGATAAGGATATTTTTGTCCATTGAATAGTAGTTGGAGGtaaaatgacagaaaaattAATGGAAATGATACGTGTCAAATGAATAAGATGGACATTTTGAAAATTCTAATGAGATATGGTTTTCTTATATTGTAGTTGAATAAACTTCTAGTTACttcttaaaaaatagatttttcttttattttattaaataagtttgCTCAAACTTatttaaagttataataaatagttattttattaaaaaaaaccattttttaaaaaattaagtagtgaaattaattatttttattaacattgaATTCAGATTCTATAATTAATCCCACCACAAGGAAGTGAAGCAAGCGTCTTAAGTTTaagtttaagtttttatttctagcaaatgtaactatttttaacttttgaaggGAAGTTTTTGCCACACTTTATGATACTAACAAATTCAGTACGAAATAGTTAAATGTTGTAATACAAaaacatcattttattttttaatgtcaaCTTCTTCATTTGATTGAATGATGATAGAGCATTTAAATGttgtaacatatattttaaattttattttatttttcatttgtgtgGAACAGAGCATCATTGATTTACAATTACATAGCAGTGTCCTGTTTCAATGTATGTCTTTTTGACAGGCTAAAACTGGACatgtgagtctaagttttaGGAAGTGGTGTTAAGAATATGCCATGTCCACATTAGATGGCCAACAATAGCAACACTACCTTCTACTCAGACTGGTCCCCCATAGACACATGCTCACCAAACTAAACCACTGCTCTCTCAAAACAACACAGACAACAGTAAGATTTGTTGTCAGAATACATTCCTCATGTTCCTTTTCAAGTGGTTAAAATTTCACTCAATAGAATAAAACCCATTTTTCTCTTTCCATATTACCAAGAGAATATGGTTCAACCTGGTGAGAGTCTGTGAATGGGAAAAATTAATGCTAAAGAGGATCTTATCTACTTAGACTAAGTTTAATAAGAGCAGGTAAAAAATactaagaaaatgaaaaaaaagaaaaaagaatttgatTCCATTTAACTAGCTTCAATGGATGGATATAGCTTGACCCTTCTAAACCTTGGAACCAAATCTTTTCATTCTATTATTTTGCGACTTTCAGCTCATTCGTTCAGTTGGCAACTGGGCATTCATTATTTGGCCATAGCATCGTAGAAGAATCAAAATTGTTCACGACTTCACTTGCCACATTACACGTAGTTATGCAAATACCTTTCCCACATATAATGTAAGGAAAATAACAATAGCATCAGATTGTTCTTCATAATACATACTTGGgtatttctaaatttgaaaaaccTATAACATCACAAAAGTTATGCTTAGCAAGGCTATTTCTGTGCAAGCTTACCTCCTAAACATCAAAATCATAAGGTCATGCACCTAAACATAAAATTGTGAATTTAGAGAAAtcgatatatttttaaatattcgatCGTGCAGGTTGGAATAACTTCAACTTTTTCATTCattaaaaacactaaaattctactttctttttttctacatGGCATTTAAAAGGGGAAAGAACTAATGCGAGAAGGTATAGGCAAAGTTATAAAAGCACAGTTACAATTATTACAGTAACGAGTAATATCGGTTCCAACAGGCTCTCGAATCAAAACTTCAGAAAATAGCACttatttaatttcatcattTCTAAAATGGATGTCCATCAAATATAGccaaaaaataaagtatgtCACTACTTGATCCTAGATCAAAGTCTTGGATAACATCAACAACAGCAACTCTTTAAGGCTGTTCATATTCTTAGAGCATTTAACAAATAATGTTTGCTTGACATGATATGGACCCCCACACCAGTGATGCAATTGATATTCCGATTATTCATAGTCTTTAGTTCCAAAGTTCTTGCACCAGAGTTGGGAAGGGATGGGGCGAACAGGATGATGTGGTCGTTgctgaaagataaaaaaataattcttagcCAATCCATACAGTCATAGTTACGAGcaaacataaaacaacaaattaccaaaaatgaataaagtagaaaaaaaaaatgagtacaCCATATAGCATCATCCCAGCAAGGTCACAAGGCAGCAActtgagaaaataattaatctGAGCCAAGACTCACCCTACCCTCACATTTACAGAAATAAAGAACAGCAACTAAAAAAGGTTGAACCAGATTCTTCCACTACTTATATAATAGAAATTCAAATCAATCATCTATTCAGGCATATCAAACTAAACCATAGGAAATTAATCAGGTTGCTGCTAACccaaaatatgaattttatatgcACATAAATCTAGAACCAGAGAGCATAAGATCTAAATAATGGACAAAATATGCTCCATAGTATGTAACTATCAAACAGGTTTATATGCTCAAtaatttcaaagtatttgatgcCCAAAAAGCATCGAAATGAAAGAGGTCAAGACAAAAAGTACACATCCAATTGTCTGTCAATCTTAACCCCACGTTTTAGTATGGGTATACACAGATCAGTTTGATTCAATCTTAATTTCAGTGCCGTCTTTGAAGAAACTAAAGACAGTTTTAGTTCATAACTATTTGTACCTAGTAATGAACTTAAAGCTTCAGCCTAAGGGTAAGTGTAAGAATTATAGTAGTAAAATTGTCATTCAGATATTAGCCCAACACCAAGGAAGTTTACGGAATCCTACAGGCTGTTGTTCTCTGATCAGGAACACAGAATACCTGCTCAGGACACTACTTTATAGTTAGTTTCTTATAGGCTTTGTCTCTGACCAGGTAAAGTTTGAGTGTTGCTTCTGATTGGTAGCTTATGCTGTTTGCTGTTGGAAAATGTCATCGAGAATGCTAGTGCTCCTTCAGATTGGTTCTAGTGCACCTGCAGTACTAGTACCCCTACTTTTGCTGGTGCTCCTACTGTTTTGAAAGTTTaaagttttaacaaaaaaggataTTTTATAGTTCCATTATTCGAGCACATGAAATAATTGACACCGTATGTGACACCATGTATGATTATCTCCATCCCTCACTTTTATACTTATCTTGTGCACACATCTCAAATATTCCCCAAAATAAAAGGAGACCAAAACAGTTTCCCAAGAAAGTTGTGCGAAAGCATTTGGATATTACTCATGATTGTCATCGTCTAACTATTTTCTTATTTGCCTTATTTTATGTGtatatattcttaaatataattttacatctTGTCTTAAATTATGATCTCAAATTCTAAATTTCTACCCCTGTTGTCTAATCCAAGGAAGGGTCTACAATTTTGACAACCATGGTTGGAATGTTTACAAAATGTTACACAATGTCTTGATAGTatctagagaaaaaaaaattagaccaTCTTAAATTATCTCCCTTGATGGTtctcatatttctttttatttcttattttgtttcaCTATCTGATTTATGAGTCTGAATTCCTATAGAAActagtttttcatattttgtatcATATCATTATCATAATGCATTTACCATACAATATCTTGTATTCAGAGTCTATATCCATTACATAAAACCAGCAATTTCTACAACTAATAACAAGTTTAGcaacatatattaaatagtTATCGCTAACAAGTTTAACATTATACTTTAAGTGATGTTACCAGTCTCAGGCTAATAACCCTAGCACAGCCTTGTAGAAAAGAATATAGTAACATTgtcttttagaaaattaaaataacataattaaagcTAGCAGTAGAATCaccaaaagaaacaagaaatgtGCTCcatcttgaaaataaaaatgtgaggGAGATGATTGTTGTCATTTTCACATCAAAGTGAAACTCAACTGCCCATCTTCtccaaatttgttttttctggGAACTCCTCCAGAGTAAAGCAAAATATTACAGCACAACACTGTTATACACAATCCCCACCAAAACAACAGGGCCTTACTCCACCCCAGTCTATCAACCTACACCTTTTGGAATTGACTTAAACAACACATTCTTGCATACCACACAGAAAAAGTAGTCTAACTCgtcttctttaaaaaaaaagaagaaaaagctaAGGTAATAAGGATACTTGACATTTGGTTGCATACCATGAAATAATGTCCGACTTAGACCAACCATTTGAAAAGGAATATAGCTATGTATatctcaaaaaattaaaataaagatagtAGAATCACCAACTAaggatacaaaaaaaaaactcgctgacaaaacaaaaattatttgacaATTGTTTCCCCTTatggaaaataaaatgtaaaggAGATGATTGTTGTTATTTTCAACAGCAAACTGAAACACAACTGCCCATCTTCCCCAAATTCATTTTGCAGGGAACACTTTCGGAATAATGCAATGATTGTAGCATAACACCGATACACACAACCCCTGCCCAAAACAAAGTCCTACTTCACCATTTGGAATTGATTTAAACTCTGCATCCTTGTATACCACACAGGAAAATGAGTCTAAATAATTTCcgttttaattaaagaaaaggtTAAGAGGAATACTGGATAGATGACATTTGCTGACATAAACTATAAACGAAAAATCCAACTAAGGACAAAATTGTGAAATGTGAAAAAACATtgtatttctaaaaaataaaatataagctAGAAAAATCAGCAACAGAAAAAGTTTGTAATTTGTTCCctctttcagaaaaaaaaaatgtagtggAGATGATTGTTGTTATTTTCAACAGCAAACTGAAACACAACTGCCCATCTTCCCCAAATTTGTTTTGCAGGGAACTCTTTCGGAATAATGCAATGATTGTAGCACAACACCGATAAACACAATCCCTGCCCAATACAAAGTCCTACTTCATTATTTGGAATTGCTTTAAACTCTGTATCTTTGTATACCACACGAAAATGAATCTAAATGATCTCCTTTTCATTAAATAAAGGTTTTAGAGGAATACTGGATAGATGACACTTGCTGACATAAACTATAACATCCAACTAAGCACAACCTTGTGAAAAGGGAAAAAacattgtattttaaaaaaaaataaaatataagctAGAAAAATCAccaacagaaaaagaaaaagtttgtaATTTGTTTCctcttcagaaaaaaaaaatgtagtggCAATGATTGTTGTTATTTTCAACAGCAAACTGAGACACAACTGCCCATCTTCCCCAAATTTGTTTTGCAGGGAACTCTTTCGGAATAATGCAATGATTGTAGCACAACACCGATACACACAATCCCTGCCCAAAACAAAGTCCTACTTCATTATTTGGAATTGCTTTAAACTCTGTATCTTTGTATACTACACACGAAAATGAATCTAAATGATctccttttaattaaataaaggttTTAGAGGAATACTGGATAGATGACACTTGCTGACATAAACTATAAAATCCAACTAAGCACAACCTTGTGAAAAGGGAAAAAacattgtattttaaaaaataaaataaaatataagctAGAAAAATCAccaacagaaaaagaaaaggtttgTAATTTGTTTCctcttcagaaaaaaaaaaaatgtagtggCGATGATTGTTGTTATTTTCAACAGCAAACTGAAACACAACTGCCCATCTTCCCCAAATTTGTTTTGCAGGGAACTCTTTCGGAATAATGCAATGATTGTAGCACAACACCGATACACACAATCCCTGCCCAAAACAAAGTCCTACTTCATTATTTGGAATTGCTTTAAACTCTGTATCTTTGTATACCACACACGAAAATGAGTCTAAATGATctccttttaattaaataaaggttTTAGAGGAATACTGGATAGATGACACTTGTTGACATAAACTATAAAATCCAACTAAGTACAACCTTGTGAAATGGGAAAAAGCattgtatttcttttaaaaaaaaaaaaactagtaaaattaccaacagaaaaagaaaatgtttgtaatttgtttcctcttttggaaaaaaaaaatgtagtggCGATGATTGTTGTTATTCTCAACAGCAAACTGAAATACAACTGTCCATTTTCCCCAAATTTGTTTTGCAGGGAACTCTTTTGGAACAATGCAACAATTGTAGCACAACACAGATACACACAATCCCTGCCATAACAAGGCCTTTCACTAGCGTTTTTCAGTCCACACTGATCGGAATTGATTTAAACTCTGCATCTTTTTGTAACCCAGAGAAATAATAGTATACCTTATTTACTTTTAGGAAAAAAGAAGTTAAGGAGATTACAGGATAGATGAAATTTACAGACATATATGAAATGATATCCTTTTAAGTTTGAGATATCCATTttggtgaaagaaaaaaatatatggcCAATCTAGGCAACTATATTAGGCTAAAAACGGGCACTTTATTCAAGGATGCGGTCTTCCCGAAACTAAAAAAAGGTGGACTCCTTAAACCCCATTATGAATAAAAAGGTGGGTAATTAACCGATAAGTATTAAGTGTCTAGCAAGAAAATAAATGAGCTTGGCCAGCTAAGTGATTGGTGAGGCAAAATTGGGGTGAATTTGAGCAGAGGAATTGCAAGCTATCAGAACCTAGACAGAAAATGAAGTAGTCAAAGTGCTGATAGGAAATATTTGCATACGGTGGATACTCAGCCGCAATTTCACCACCATTCCCACACCACTAAACACAACCTCGGCACGATGGTAGCATTATTTGCCGCCATTGATAACTAAAATCGAGACACTGCGGGCTTGCGGCAACATAATCAAGAAtcaataaaagcaaaaaaaaaaaacatcggAGAAAAAGTCCACAACACCATTTGaaaaaatcaattgaaataaaGCCACCATTGTGACAACATAATATTGCCTCATTGAACCTTATAGTTTGcaaatatatacattttcatCCATACAATCAAACAATCAATCATCAACCtataacagaaaaataaaataaaaattcgtTTACTAAATCGAATCGAGGAAACGGATcggtgtgcgtgtgtgtgtttgtgtgagagagagagagagagggaccTCAAGTTCAGCGGATTTCATGGCGATGGGGATGCAGACGAGGACAACGCCGAACATGGCAATGGCAGTGTTTCGCTTCCAGTGCTTGGGACGACAGTAAGGGCCACCGGTCATACTCCACACCTTGGTCCTGAAATCGCCGTTTCCATGGCCGTGATCGCCGCCGCCACCGCCCATTTCTTCCGATTCCGATTTGGTatgattgaaaatttgaaacCCTACTCACTCGCTCACTCTCTCTTTGGGATAGACGCACGAACGAAGGAATGAGGACAGAGAGAGAGGAACTAAGGTTTCGTTTCGTTCAGGCTGGGATCCCCTAAGGGAGTGTCTAACTGCCTTATGCTGCTCTCGCTCTCTCTTCACCAATCAGGACTCGGTCAGTATAATCGTCGATCGATAACAACGCATCTAACTCTTCCCAATCTACAATACGGAAAATGtttcaaaattcaatattaattaagattATAATCCTTTAAAAGAGTATGAGAcctaaaattacaaaaaaaaaaagtacataaAGACCAAAATTGAGATTCTGaaattaaaatggaaaaaatgcaatttaaatttttatttttttaattgattttgatatttatataaatcacaatcttttatttgtataatagCAGAACTACTCTaacaatagaaaataatgtgGGTGGGCTTTTGTTAGCCCGGTTATATTTAATGCAATGAAAAACAaatgaaggaaaataaatgGATGCGTGTTTTTTCCTTCaatccttaaaaaaaaattataacctCAAATGCATTTATCGCATCATTATCATATATATCATTGTACACGTGTTTCACCAATTTAACATAGCtttgttattttcatatttgattgACCAGCCTTATCcccttgaataaaaaaaaaactttcagcATCTACAACTTcgtacatacatacatatatatatatatatatatatatatatatatatatatatatatatatatatatatatatatatatatatatatattaataattt
This region of Vigna unguiculata cultivar IT97K-499-35 chromosome 5, ASM411807v1, whole genome shotgun sequence genomic DNA includes:
- the LOC114183260 gene encoding uncharacterized protein LOC114183260, which produces MGGGGGDHGHGNGDFRTKVWSMTGGPYCRPKHWKRNTAIAMFGVVLVCIPIAMKSAELEQRPHHPVRPIPSQLWCKNFGTKDYE